In the Haloferula helveola genome, one interval contains:
- a CDS encoding ABC-F family ATP-binding cassette domain-containing protein — protein sequence MLSIQNLRVEYGARVLFSELSFAVQPKERIAFAGHNGAGKSTLMKCVAGTIEPSGGGVITPKRFRIGYLPQEGIHIHGRSLWQETLSAFGETLELQRKVDRLSAELTKLDPRSSPYAEMLEEIGEMELQLEAADPARMKPKVESVLQGLGFQRSDFERDCGEFSGGWQMRIAMAKLFLQEPDALLLDEPTNHLDIDSQRWVEQYLHSYPGAILIISHDLALLDALCTRTIAFHHGRAEEYSGNYSYYLRESVHRKEVHKRRYEAQQKEIAETKRFIDRFRASANKASLVQSRIKQLEKVELIPPPEQDDAVMNFRFPQPPQSGHTVAKLEAVTKSYGALDVFSGFDFEINRGEKYAVVGPNGAGKSTFCRLITAQEPPTAGTHAFGQKVTVSFFSQNHADELDPDKTVLETVEETATREAAGQCRNILGCFLFRGDDVFKRVGVLSGGERSRVALVRMLVQPANFLILDEPTNHLDVQSQEVLQNALLDYEGTVLIVSHNRSFLDPLVTKTLEFRPGEQPRLFTGNITYYLEKTASETEDSPKGSIAPSSAKTSAPASPSGVNRKEQKRLEAELRQKRSRLLKPLESELETLESKISELEGAQATLTAALSSESVAADPDKLRETANAVQQITEKLDKAYTRWGELSDEIEKVRSTLEASS from the coding sequence ATGCTCTCCATCCAGAATCTCCGCGTCGAATACGGCGCACGCGTCCTTTTCAGCGAGCTCTCCTTCGCGGTCCAACCGAAGGAACGGATCGCATTCGCCGGCCACAATGGCGCCGGAAAGTCGACGCTGATGAAGTGCGTCGCCGGAACGATCGAACCGAGCGGCGGAGGGGTCATCACTCCGAAGCGGTTCCGGATCGGCTACCTCCCGCAGGAGGGAATCCACATCCACGGACGGTCGCTTTGGCAGGAAACCCTCTCCGCCTTCGGCGAAACCCTGGAACTCCAGAGAAAGGTGGACCGACTCTCGGCCGAACTCACCAAACTCGATCCGCGTTCATCCCCCTATGCGGAGATGCTCGAGGAGATCGGGGAGATGGAACTCCAGCTCGAGGCCGCCGACCCGGCACGGATGAAGCCGAAGGTCGAGTCGGTGCTCCAAGGTCTCGGATTCCAACGATCGGACTTCGAGCGCGACTGCGGCGAGTTCTCCGGCGGCTGGCAGATGCGGATCGCGATGGCCAAGCTGTTCCTGCAGGAACCGGACGCGCTGCTCCTCGACGAACCGACCAACCACCTCGACATCGATTCCCAACGCTGGGTCGAGCAGTATCTCCACTCCTATCCCGGGGCCATTCTCATCATCTCGCACGATCTCGCGCTCCTCGACGCCCTGTGCACCCGGACCATCGCCTTCCACCACGGCCGGGCCGAAGAGTATTCCGGAAACTACTCTTATTACCTCAGGGAGTCGGTCCACCGGAAGGAAGTCCACAAACGCCGCTACGAGGCCCAGCAGAAAGAGATCGCCGAAACCAAGCGCTTCATCGATCGCTTCCGCGCCTCCGCCAACAAGGCGTCGCTCGTCCAGTCGCGCATCAAACAACTCGAGAAGGTCGAACTGATTCCGCCGCCGGAGCAGGACGACGCGGTCATGAACTTCCGCTTCCCCCAGCCTCCCCAGTCCGGGCACACGGTCGCGAAACTCGAAGCGGTGACCAAGTCCTACGGCGCGCTCGATGTCTTCAGCGGCTTCGATTTCGAGATCAACCGCGGAGAGAAATACGCGGTGGTCGGACCCAACGGCGCGGGCAAGTCGACCTTCTGCCGCCTGATCACGGCGCAGGAACCTCCGACCGCGGGCACCCACGCCTTCGGTCAGAAGGTCACCGTTTCCTTCTTCTCGCAGAACCACGCCGACGAACTCGACCCCGACAAGACGGTCCTGGAAACGGTCGAGGAAACCGCCACACGCGAAGCCGCCGGCCAGTGCAGGAATATTCTCGGGTGCTTCCTGTTCCGCGGCGACGATGTCTTCAAACGAGTGGGTGTTCTCTCGGGCGGCGAGCGATCCCGGGTGGCACTCGTGCGCATGCTCGTGCAGCCGGCGAACTTCCTGATTCTCGACGAGCCGACCAACCACCTCGACGTGCAGAGCCAGGAAGTCCTTCAGAACGCCCTGCTCGATTATGAAGGTACGGTGCTCATCGTATCCCACAACCGGTCCTTCCTCGATCCTCTTGTCACCAAGACACTCGAGTTCCGCCCCGGCGAGCAACCGCGCCTGTTCACGGGAAACATCACCTACTACCTTGAGAAGACGGCGTCGGAAACCGAGGACTCCCCGAAGGGATCCATCGCCCCGTCCTCCGCGAAAACTTCTGCCCCCGCCTCACCAAGCGGCGTCAACCGCAAGGAGCAGAAGCGTCTCGAAGCCGAGCTCCGGCAAAAGCGTTCGCGGCTCCTGAAACCTCTCGAATCCGAACTCGAGACCTTGGAAAGCAAGATCTCGGAGTTGGAGGGCGCACAGGCGACACTGACCGCAGCCCTCTCTTCGGAGTCGGTCGCGGCCGACCCCGACAAGCTCCGCGAGACCGCCAATGCGGTCCAACAGATCACCGAGAAACTCGACAAGGCCTATACCCGGTGGGGCGAGCTCTCGGACGAAATCGAGAAGGTCCGATCGACACTCGAAGCCAGCTCCTAG
- a CDS encoding phytoene/squalene synthase family protein, which produces MSKGGDVGVLRDVSRSFYLSLRVLPAPMRAPVSVAYLLARSSDTLADTAEAAAEARLAWLDGFVAEVKGEGSDWRSGIRGFVETQTHPGEKALMSRLDDVFAAYASLAPAERHLVRGVFEIITSGQRLDVERFEVGSGRLTKEAELEDYCHRVAGCVGVFWTRIGFETLGNRFSKSAPEELGEIGERFGRGLQLVNILRDLPKDLRNGRCYLPVEDPTDRTTVLAEAARWRAVARERMRDGLDYARSMAGRRLTMSVALPALIGVRTLDLLDAADWETLERGVKVSRAEIRRCLWRAAWI; this is translated from the coding sequence ATGAGCAAGGGTGGCGATGTCGGGGTGCTGCGCGATGTTTCGCGCTCGTTCTATCTTTCTCTCCGGGTTCTTCCGGCTCCGATGCGCGCACCCGTGTCGGTGGCCTATCTGTTGGCTCGCTCGAGTGATACTCTGGCTGATACCGCGGAGGCTGCGGCGGAGGCGCGGTTGGCGTGGCTTGATGGGTTCGTCGCCGAGGTCAAAGGGGAGGGATCCGATTGGCGCTCAGGAATCCGCGGCTTTGTCGAAACCCAGACCCATCCCGGAGAGAAGGCGTTGATGTCGCGCCTCGACGATGTTTTCGCAGCATACGCGTCGCTTGCTCCGGCGGAGCGGCATCTTGTCCGGGGAGTCTTCGAGATTATCACTTCCGGTCAGCGACTGGACGTCGAACGATTCGAAGTCGGCTCCGGCAGGCTTACCAAAGAAGCCGAACTCGAAGACTACTGTCACCGGGTCGCGGGTTGTGTCGGGGTATTCTGGACGCGGATCGGATTCGAAACCCTCGGCAACCGATTCTCGAAATCGGCCCCGGAAGAGCTTGGGGAAATCGGTGAGCGATTCGGGCGCGGTTTGCAGCTCGTGAATATCCTTCGCGATCTCCCGAAGGATCTTCGGAATGGCCGATGCTACCTCCCGGTGGAGGATCCGACCGATCGGACGACGGTGCTTGCCGAAGCCGCCCGCTGGCGCGCCGTCGCTCGTGAGAGGATGCGGGATGGACTGGATTACGCACGGTCGATGGCAGGGCGTCGGCTGACGATGTCGGTGGCACTGCCCGCGTTGATCGGGGTGAGGACGCTCGATCTGCTGGATGCTGCGGACTGGGAGACGCTCGAGCGTGGGGTCAAAGTCAGCCGGGCGGAAATTCGCAGATGTCTCTGGAGGGCGGCGTGGATCTGA
- a CDS encoding DUF1501 domain-containing protein, whose product MKPSCPGNPLERYSSRREFFYVGLLGGLGMTLPGFLKQQARGAQKFYETVEGPAKGIIHIFLPGGMAHQESFDPKPFAPAEYRGPFGAIDTSLPGIQFGQKIPRLAKLADKMTVIRSMSHGEAAHERGTHNMFTGYRPSPALEYPSIGSVISHELGSKNNLPPYVCVPNVPNEFANSGYLSSAYGPFALGSDPAQKNFQVRDLNLPGDVSEERFARRKSLLETVDSHFRELEKSDALDSMDAFYQHAYKLISSEKAREAFNLEAEDAKMKERYGNTQAGQRMLLARRLIEAGTRFVSLTAGGWDHHNNIKNGIEQNLPPVDQAVSALITDLDERGMLDETLVVVTSEFGRTPKINPTGGRDHWPRVFSVMLAGGGVKRGYVHGSSDALGGEVDTDGVTVADLATTLYKQIGITADKELMAPGNRPIEIVDGGKVLESILA is encoded by the coding sequence ATGAAACCAAGCTGCCCTGGCAATCCCCTCGAACGCTACAGCTCCCGCCGCGAGTTCTTCTACGTCGGTCTTCTCGGAGGCCTCGGAATGACGCTCCCGGGATTCCTCAAACAGCAGGCCCGGGGCGCGCAGAAGTTCTACGAGACGGTCGAAGGCCCCGCCAAAGGCATCATTCACATCTTCCTGCCGGGCGGCATGGCCCATCAGGAGTCCTTCGACCCGAAACCGTTTGCGCCCGCCGAGTACCGCGGTCCGTTCGGCGCGATCGATACTTCCCTGCCGGGAATCCAGTTCGGCCAGAAGATCCCGCGACTCGCGAAACTGGCCGACAAGATGACCGTCATCCGGTCGATGTCGCACGGTGAGGCCGCCCACGAACGTGGCACCCACAACATGTTCACCGGCTACCGCCCGTCCCCGGCGCTGGAGTATCCCTCGATCGGCTCGGTGATTTCCCACGAACTGGGATCCAAGAACAACCTGCCTCCCTACGTCTGTGTACCGAACGTCCCGAACGAGTTCGCCAACTCCGGCTACCTGTCCTCCGCCTACGGCCCGTTCGCGCTCGGTTCCGATCCGGCCCAGAAGAACTTCCAGGTCCGCGACCTCAACCTCCCGGGCGATGTCAGTGAGGAACGCTTCGCCCGCCGCAAGTCGTTGCTTGAGACGGTCGACTCCCACTTCCGCGAGTTGGAGAAGTCAGACGCCCTCGACTCGATGGACGCCTTCTACCAGCACGCCTACAAGCTGATCTCGTCCGAAAAGGCCCGCGAGGCATTCAATCTTGAGGCCGAGGACGCCAAGATGAAGGAGCGCTACGGCAACACCCAAGCCGGCCAGAGGATGCTCCTCGCACGACGGCTCATCGAAGCCGGCACCCGCTTCGTTTCGCTCACGGCAGGCGGCTGGGACCACCACAACAACATCAAGAACGGCATCGAGCAGAACCTGCCGCCGGTCGACCAGGCGGTCTCCGCACTGATCACCGACCTCGATGAGCGCGGCATGCTCGACGAAACGCTGGTCGTGGTGACCTCCGAGTTCGGCCGCACCCCCAAGATCAACCCCACCGGAGGTCGCGACCACTGGCCGCGGGTGTTCTCGGTCATGCTTGCGGGTGGAGGCGTGAAGCGCGGCTACGTCCACGGTTCGTCGGACGCGCTCGGCGGCGAAGTCGATACCGACGGCGTCACCGTCGCCGACCTCGCGACCACGCTCTACAAGCAGATCGGCATCACCGCCGACAAGGAACTCATGGCTCCCGGCAACCGCCCGATCGAAATCGTCGATGGCGGAAAGGTGCTGGAATCCATCCTCGCCTGA
- a CDS encoding metal-dependent transcriptional regulator has protein sequence MPSSTVENYLKAIFGLADDAGDDSGLVPIGAIAKSLGLTPGTVTTMMKQLERDGFVDYLPRRGVTLTDPGRTTALQVLRRHRLIELFLVEVMHLDWAHVHEEAEVLEHALSDRMVERIDEMLGHPEYDPHGDPIPSADGVVGEDRSRSLADCEAGDYRLVRVARDEPDFLSWLQQSGLRPGAGIRLRGRDRLAGIVEIEVDGDEAKVSESVAAALRVE, from the coding sequence ATGCCCAGCAGCACGGTCGAGAACTATCTCAAGGCGATCTTCGGATTGGCGGACGACGCCGGAGACGACAGCGGTCTGGTGCCGATCGGGGCGATTGCCAAGTCGCTCGGGCTGACGCCGGGAACCGTCACGACCATGATGAAGCAACTCGAGCGCGACGGCTTCGTCGACTACCTGCCCCGCCGGGGAGTGACGCTGACCGACCCGGGGAGGACGACCGCGTTGCAGGTTCTCCGGAGGCACCGGTTGATCGAACTGTTCCTCGTCGAGGTCATGCATCTCGATTGGGCGCACGTCCATGAAGAGGCCGAGGTGTTGGAGCACGCGCTGTCCGACCGGATGGTGGAGCGGATCGATGAAATGCTGGGTCACCCGGAATATGACCCCCACGGCGATCCGATCCCGAGCGCGGATGGCGTGGTGGGGGAAGACCGGTCGCGATCGCTCGCGGATTGCGAGGCCGGCGACTACCGGCTCGTTCGGGTTGCCCGCGACGAACCGGATTTCCTGAGCTGGCTTCAGCAGAGCGGACTGCGCCCGGGCGCCGGAATCCGCTTGCGGGGTCGCGACCGGCTCGCCGGGATCGTCGAGATCGAGGTCGATGGCGACGAGGCCAAGGTCAGCGAGTCGGTGGCCGCCGCCCTGAGGGTCGAGTAG
- a CDS encoding HU family DNA-binding protein encodes MAKKPSTIKERYSKTQILEHISSETELSRKEVSAVLDSLTGVIEGHIKKNGAGEFVLPGLMKITTVRKPAVKARKGINPFTKEEVMFKAKPATTVVKVRPLKKLKDMAG; translated from the coding sequence ATGGCAAAGAAACCATCAACCATCAAGGAGCGCTACTCGAAGACTCAAATCCTCGAACACATCTCTTCGGAGACTGAGCTGAGCCGCAAGGAAGTGTCCGCAGTTCTGGACAGCCTGACCGGTGTCATCGAGGGCCACATCAAGAAGAATGGAGCCGGCGAATTCGTCCTGCCGGGCCTGATGAAGATCACCACCGTCCGCAAGCCTGCCGTGAAGGCACGCAAGGGCATCAACCCCTTCACCAAGGAAGAGGTCATGTTCAAGGCCAAGCCCGCCACCACCGTGGTCAAGGTCCGCCCGCTCAAGAAGCTCAAGGACATGGCTGGCTGA
- a CDS encoding protein kinase domain-containing protein: MDAPHLDAFGDRELLDSGSSGAVFRAVKSDGTVTAVKLLDGMAINRTLLEKACERLERGGWPEGVLPVLEADFQARPAARVTACLADPADDGHWRPRSLQHRINAFPGESSWEVVLGVLEALAALHGRQVAHGNLKPGNVFFDDEGRVTLVDWALGNMPGIVNHDFSDACLYQPPEQLRDPAGYLEEEGYRWDVYAFGTLAFRLLTGAFPRCDTTFQQVAPAEGEITREGIAADLPRIAKSLEGQGKVDWPDAPANELERRYREIIEQCLALDPVDRPANAMEVRRMMREQEVAIDEEQKRDAVLDQRRRAQRAAWRSTLLAGGLAAALVAMIFVWQLVKSQLAKESAGRVSDVESLEEQLAVAERQRDASAEAEEEARQTLQSERTTWLARIEESRSIGDRLFAWAMEKGHRQLPPLDGRQLRLSRLEDYFIRFMDRTADVGELSDERARARLQLAEISLAKGEPDEAAMRFEEAMASAEDLDPEPGLELRLATDRLILALLLQDRNDPKADGAFAEARAALEAVPQADVDADRVTYLLATLDVHESSELAASGEEGRALEMLHRATQSLNALADSRPDAAILRSELVACYLSSATILDGMGEMGDARTLRKMASEKLLELIEQKPGDLSLRLELAGCYGSIAESSLLAGDVSNAEAMSKGAVKLLLDILPQRPDSAIARSRLAAQRGLMAGILRDRGESEEAMELYDEGLRLLEGLAIGDNSDPVARYRYALLTWERGRMLGFSGKRDAEIEAEEKAVQMLENLLDTPYGIARGEQIRRSLGYLLGDLGHAAQLAGNGDLSSSSFTRAVKVWEQLSRERPASDEYEEALAWNRQRLDAVQ; this comes from the coding sequence ATGGATGCGCCGCACCTCGACGCCTTCGGCGACCGTGAATTGCTCGACTCGGGCTCGAGCGGCGCGGTTTTCCGTGCGGTGAAATCCGACGGAACGGTGACGGCCGTGAAGCTGCTGGACGGCATGGCGATCAACCGGACGCTCCTTGAGAAGGCCTGCGAGCGCCTCGAGCGGGGAGGATGGCCGGAAGGAGTTCTGCCGGTACTCGAAGCCGATTTTCAGGCGCGGCCGGCGGCGAGAGTGACCGCGTGCCTTGCGGATCCGGCGGACGATGGTCACTGGCGGCCGCGCAGTCTGCAGCACCGGATCAACGCATTCCCCGGCGAGTCGTCGTGGGAGGTGGTTCTCGGAGTGCTCGAGGCTCTCGCGGCTCTTCACGGCCGGCAGGTAGCCCACGGAAACCTGAAGCCGGGCAATGTGTTTTTTGATGATGAGGGCCGCGTTACCTTGGTCGACTGGGCCTTGGGAAACATGCCGGGGATTGTGAACCATGATTTTTCCGACGCCTGTCTTTACCAACCGCCCGAACAACTGCGGGACCCTGCGGGGTATCTGGAGGAAGAAGGATACCGCTGGGACGTGTATGCCTTTGGAACGCTCGCGTTCCGTCTCCTGACGGGCGCTTTCCCGCGCTGCGATACGACCTTCCAGCAGGTCGCTCCGGCCGAGGGGGAAATCACTCGCGAAGGGATCGCTGCGGATCTGCCACGGATTGCGAAGTCGCTCGAAGGGCAGGGCAAGGTCGACTGGCCGGACGCGCCCGCCAACGAACTCGAGCGTCGTTACCGCGAGATCATCGAGCAGTGTCTGGCGCTGGATCCGGTCGATCGTCCGGCCAATGCCATGGAGGTCCGCCGCATGATGCGCGAGCAGGAGGTCGCGATCGACGAAGAGCAGAAGCGCGATGCGGTTCTCGACCAGCGTCGCCGAGCCCAGCGTGCCGCGTGGCGTTCGACGCTCCTCGCCGGTGGACTCGCCGCGGCCTTGGTGGCGATGATTTTCGTCTGGCAACTGGTCAAGAGCCAACTCGCGAAGGAGTCGGCCGGTCGGGTGTCGGATGTGGAGTCGTTGGAGGAACAGCTCGCCGTGGCCGAGCGGCAGCGCGATGCGTCCGCCGAGGCCGAAGAAGAAGCACGCCAGACCTTGCAGTCGGAAAGGACGACCTGGCTGGCCCGGATCGAGGAGTCGCGCTCGATCGGCGACCGGCTCTTTGCATGGGCGATGGAAAAGGGGCACCGCCAGCTTCCGCCACTCGACGGGCGACAGCTCCGGCTCAGTCGTCTGGAGGACTACTTCATCCGATTCATGGATCGCACCGCCGATGTCGGAGAGCTCTCCGACGAGCGTGCGCGGGCCCGACTTCAACTTGCTGAAATCTCGCTCGCCAAAGGAGAGCCTGATGAGGCGGCAATGCGCTTCGAGGAGGCGATGGCTTCAGCCGAGGACCTCGATCCGGAGCCCGGACTCGAGCTGCGGCTGGCGACCGACCGGCTGATCCTCGCGTTGCTTCTGCAGGATCGGAACGACCCCAAGGCCGATGGGGCATTCGCCGAGGCGAGAGCTGCCCTCGAAGCGGTGCCCCAGGCCGACGTCGATGCCGACCGGGTGACCTACCTTCTCGCGACGCTCGACGTTCATGAATCGAGCGAACTCGCCGCATCCGGCGAGGAAGGCCGGGCATTGGAAATGTTGCACCGGGCGACCCAGAGTCTGAACGCATTGGCTGACTCGCGGCCGGACGCTGCGATTCTGCGCTCGGAGCTGGTCGCCTGCTATCTGTCTTCGGCGACGATTCTCGATGGCATGGGGGAAATGGGCGATGCCCGGACGCTGCGGAAAATGGCCTCGGAGAAGTTGCTGGAGCTGATCGAGCAAAAGCCGGGAGATCTCAGCCTCCGACTCGAACTGGCCGGGTGCTACGGCTCGATCGCGGAGTCCTCGCTACTGGCCGGTGACGTTTCGAATGCGGAAGCGATGTCCAAGGGAGCGGTGAAGCTGCTGCTCGATATCCTGCCCCAGCGTCCGGACAGCGCGATCGCGCGATCGCGTCTCGCCGCCCAGCGTGGGCTGATGGCAGGTATTCTCCGTGACCGGGGTGAGAGCGAGGAGGCGATGGAGCTCTACGACGAAGGTCTGCGGCTTCTCGAAGGTCTGGCAATCGGGGATAACTCGGATCCGGTGGCACGTTACCGGTACGCACTGCTGACTTGGGAACGCGGGAGGATGCTCGGCTTCTCAGGGAAGCGGGATGCCGAAATCGAGGCGGAGGAGAAGGCGGTGCAGATGCTCGAGAACCTACTGGATACCCCGTACGGAATCGCACGCGGGGAGCAGATCCGAAGGTCGCTCGGCTACCTTCTCGGTGACCTCGGTCATGCGGCCCAGTTGGCCGGAAATGGCGATTTGTCCTCCAGCTCCTTCACCCGGGCGGTGAAGGTCTGGGAGCAACTCAGCCGGGAACGTCCGGCTTCCGACGAGTATGAGGAGGCACTGGCGTGGAACCGTCAGCGTCTCGATGCCGTTCAATAG